A stretch of the Archangium violaceum genome encodes the following:
- a CDS encoding hybrid sensor histidine kinase/response regulator, whose product MQPGDVQRTSVLLVDDQPADLAALERHLDPFALHLVKAHSGEEALHRIEDEEFALVLMDVRMPGLSGFETARILRENESERHVPLIFLTGAPREEASVAHAYATGAVDWLRKPVEPETLRAKVRVFVELHREREALRRHEARLREREREALEEKRLRAEAERERLVVELREAVRLRDEFLSVASHELKTPLTPLALRLQMMWQELEAEPPNRERLRRHVEAVRGQMRRMTTLVDSLLDATRLTNGQLVLRYERNVDLAAVVRDVASAFESQAMRAECPLTVEAADRVEGQWDVLRLEQVVANLLSNALKFGAGCPVHVRVEARGEWARLTVRDGGIGMDEDVRTRIFGRFERGVSERHYGGLGLGLFITHQVVKALGGHILVESAPGLGSTFVVELPCSPPGEAGGGGRLDS is encoded by the coding sequence GTGCAACCAGGGGACGTGCAACGCACCAGCGTTCTGTTGGTGGATGACCAACCGGCGGATCTCGCCGCGCTGGAACGCCATCTGGACCCCTTCGCACTGCACCTGGTGAAGGCCCATTCGGGCGAGGAGGCACTGCATCGCATCGAGGACGAGGAGTTCGCGCTCGTGCTCATGGACGTGCGGATGCCGGGGCTCAGCGGCTTCGAGACGGCGCGGATACTCCGGGAGAACGAGTCGGAGCGGCACGTGCCGCTCATCTTCCTCACGGGCGCGCCGCGCGAGGAGGCCTCCGTGGCGCACGCGTACGCGACGGGGGCGGTGGACTGGCTGCGCAAGCCCGTGGAGCCGGAGACGCTGCGCGCCAAGGTGCGCGTCTTCGTCGAGCTGCACCGTGAGCGTGAGGCGCTGCGGCGCCATGAGGCTCGGCTGCGGGAGCGGGAGCGGGAGGCGTTGGAGGAGAAGCGTCTGCGGGCCGAGGCGGAGCGCGAGCGGCTCGTGGTGGAGCTGCGCGAGGCGGTGCGCCTGCGTGACGAGTTCCTCTCCGTGGCCAGCCATGAGCTGAAGACGCCCCTCACCCCGCTCGCCCTGCGCCTGCAGATGATGTGGCAGGAGCTGGAGGCGGAGCCGCCGAACCGCGAGCGCCTGCGCCGGCACGTGGAGGCGGTGCGCGGGCAGATGCGGCGGATGACGACGCTGGTGGACAGCCTGCTGGACGCCACGCGCCTCACCAACGGCCAGCTCGTCCTGCGCTACGAGCGGAACGTGGACCTCGCGGCCGTCGTGCGCGACGTGGCCTCGGCCTTCGAGAGCCAGGCGATGCGCGCGGAGTGCCCGCTGACGGTGGAGGCCGCCGACCGCGTCGAGGGCCAGTGGGACGTGCTACGGCTGGAGCAGGTGGTGGCCAACCTGCTGTCCAACGCCCTCAAGTTCGGCGCGGGCTGCCCCGTGCACGTGCGCGTGGAGGCGCGTGGGGAGTGGGCCCGGCTGACGGTGCGCGACGGGGGCATCGGAATGGACGAGGACGTGCGCACGCGCATCTTCGGCCGGTTCGAGCGCGGTGTGTCGGAGCGTCACTACGGCGGCCTGGGACTGGGCCTCTTCATCACCCATCAGGTGGTGAAGGCCCTGGGTGGACACATCCTCGTGGAGAGCGCTCCGGGGCTGGGCTCCACCTTCGTCGTCGAGCTGCCCTGCTCTCCGCCCGGGGAGGCCGGCGGAGGAGGGCGCCTTGATTCCTGA
- a CDS encoding TIM44-like domain-containing protein, translated as MNRIGRWILFAAPLLLALVLVSRESQARPGGGNTYRGSSSSSSSSRGYSSSSSSSRSYSSSSSYSGSSSSGSSDPGGYICLFFGLVVAVVTVKNYVDNRNAPKPPDWSTTQKLSSERKEQARERLNRLRTEGPAGPDGRPIPFDPDFSQILFEDFLYALYARVHEARGGGRLDTMAAYLSTRARQTLRVLGEPERVHGVVVGAMQYLSTSPLSATSQRISVRVRFESNYTEESASGAARSYYVAEEWTLTRSTKAKSRSPQNARVFKCPNCGAPLEGMQGNTCAYCQKTVNTGEFDWVVDGVSVVERKERGPQLTGDTPEEGTDLPTVKQPRADERLGRLLTADPALTWEALEQRLGLIFRELQVAWSNREWERARPYVSDSLFQMQLYWMETYKRAGLRNVTENARITRVELARVTVDRYYVALTVRLFATGMDYTVRDSDGMCLSGSQRRERRYSEYWTLIRGTRTRGKPSADKRCPSCGAALTINMAGNCTHCSAKVTSGDFDWVLSRIEQDESYQG; from the coding sequence ATGAATCGCATTGGCCGATGGATCCTCTTCGCCGCGCCGCTCCTGCTGGCGCTGGTCCTCGTCTCGCGAGAGAGCCAGGCGCGCCCGGGAGGCGGCAACACCTACCGCGGCTCGAGCTCCTCCAGCAGCAGCAGCCGGGGCTATTCCAGTTCCAGCAGCTCCTCGCGAAGCTACAGCTCCTCGAGTAGCTACTCCGGAAGCTCCTCCTCGGGCTCGAGCGACCCCGGCGGGTACATCTGCCTGTTCTTCGGACTCGTCGTCGCCGTGGTCACCGTCAAGAACTACGTCGACAACCGCAACGCCCCGAAGCCGCCCGACTGGAGCACGACCCAGAAGCTGTCCTCGGAGCGCAAGGAGCAGGCGAGGGAGCGGCTGAACCGGCTGAGGACGGAGGGGCCTGCGGGACCGGACGGAAGACCCATCCCGTTCGATCCGGACTTCTCGCAGATCCTCTTCGAGGACTTCCTCTACGCGCTGTACGCGCGGGTGCACGAGGCGCGCGGCGGCGGCCGGCTGGACACGATGGCCGCATACCTCTCCACGCGGGCACGGCAGACACTGCGAGTCCTCGGCGAACCGGAGCGGGTGCACGGGGTGGTGGTGGGCGCCATGCAGTACCTCTCGACGAGCCCGCTCTCGGCCACCAGCCAGCGCATCAGCGTCCGCGTGCGCTTCGAGTCCAACTACACCGAGGAGTCCGCCTCCGGCGCCGCACGGAGCTACTACGTAGCGGAGGAGTGGACGCTCACGCGCTCCACGAAGGCGAAGTCACGCTCACCCCAGAACGCCCGGGTCTTCAAGTGCCCCAACTGCGGCGCGCCGCTGGAGGGGATGCAGGGCAACACCTGCGCCTACTGCCAGAAGACGGTGAACACGGGCGAGTTCGACTGGGTGGTGGACGGCGTGTCGGTGGTGGAGCGGAAGGAGCGCGGTCCACAACTCACCGGGGACACGCCCGAGGAGGGAACGGATCTGCCCACGGTGAAGCAACCCCGGGCGGACGAGCGCCTGGGCAGGCTGCTCACGGCGGACCCGGCGCTGACGTGGGAGGCACTCGAGCAGCGCCTCGGGCTCATCTTCCGGGAGCTGCAGGTGGCGTGGTCCAACCGCGAGTGGGAGCGGGCGCGCCCGTATGTGAGCGACAGCCTCTTCCAGATGCAGCTCTACTGGATGGAGACCTACAAGCGAGCGGGGCTGCGCAACGTGACGGAGAACGCGCGCATCACCCGGGTAGAGTTGGCGCGGGTGACAGTGGACCGGTACTACGTGGCGCTGACGGTGCGCCTGTTCGCCACGGGGATGGACTACACGGTGCGGGACTCGGATGGGATGTGCCTGAGTGGCAGTCAGCGGCGCGAGCGCCGCTACAGCGAGTACTGGACGCTCATCCGGGGCACGCGCACGAGAGGAAAACCGAGTGCCGACAAACGCTGCCCCTCATGTGGAGCGGCCCTGACCATCAACATGGCGGGCAACTGCACGCACTGCTCGGCGAAGGTGACATCCGGAGACTTCGACTGGGTGCTCAGCCGAATCGAGCAGGACGAGTCCTATCAAGGCTGA
- a CDS encoding SRPBCC family protein, whose amino-acid sequence MTQIGSGSVGVARVEVEVTVGAPRERVWRALVEEAGQWWPRDFYVGREPKGFVLEARPGGRVYEDWGNEAGALWYTVLVVEPPAVLELAGHLTPAFGGPATTTVRLTLKDEGDKTVVKVEDAVFGRVDEHTVPRLREGWRTLMGGGGLKAWVEGQTSTPA is encoded by the coding sequence ATGACGCAGATTGGAAGTGGAAGCGTGGGCGTGGCGCGGGTGGAGGTGGAGGTGACGGTGGGCGCGCCTCGGGAGCGGGTCTGGCGGGCGCTGGTGGAGGAGGCGGGCCAGTGGTGGCCCAGGGACTTCTACGTGGGCCGGGAGCCGAAGGGCTTCGTCCTCGAGGCGCGCCCGGGAGGCCGGGTGTACGAGGACTGGGGCAACGAGGCGGGAGCGCTCTGGTACACGGTGCTGGTGGTGGAGCCACCGGCGGTGCTGGAGCTGGCGGGGCACCTGACGCCGGCCTTCGGAGGGCCCGCGACGACGACGGTGCGGCTGACGCTGAAGGACGAGGGCGACAAGACGGTGGTGAAGGTGGAGGACGCGGTGTTCGGCCGGGTGGACGAGCACACGGTGCCACGGCTGCGCGAGGGCTGGCGCACGCTGATGGGCGGCGGAGGACTGAAGGCCTGGGTGGAAGGCCAGACCTCCACGCCCGCCTGA
- a CDS encoding RHS repeat-associated core domain-containing protein: MDTEPKGGPPPTMCEETNWFDPVNMVTGTTFERVKDVEVSDSVMTLSFERTFSSRGDEWAHDGPMLGAPKPFGSSGRDPGSMEWWHNWMGVVVEHSNYWSVRDREGALLRFTPCGGVPCQAALSGGNRSQRERLFRTATGYELVQANGSRLVFEARFVPAQGGHNRYFLSRVLSSTGQVLATLNYATPALEGCVQGGPDSSPGVPYLSSVQTSTGRTLGFSYRKLASPYGTFECVISAVSLGSPDGADGSSTEPEVTYSYYRPGGATGAELPGRIARAQYRTRQEEYLYTSSDFRHTQQGVELVRHTYGSDGRVKTVEGEGSSVSIQWDLTAVGCLPGSNCCGRVPQKRTARDYKVGRGDGTEPSALLIYNFETLSNYGQEMAPRLYQKAESCSPSQSCSPGSERTEWTCSTAGMPGHEAARKDKRDNWEVYGYSLSSEAQPRLERTSVKLGASDMFGAGALEEQTFSYTYGPNGEQLPQSIEEKSVLGAAPDSRKRTAYVYESGRRKAVIESGWTLVRASDGNWTTTRRFVGTFYFTSHVSSGESIPDPLGRTMEVHGPCMVSSESATDCSAADDYPLIRYDYYPSTAGDSVRNRLQRVTAYPTRSSSVPLATEYLAYDARGQATSIKDENGVVTGYSYEEDRLTQKVTNGQRTFFSYADGRHLTSVQSPSGNAEVFCYRTGTTGDACTGGTLTDKLQWKARATSTDGTGWTEKVVYTYWPDGTRKEERYLSRTGATTETRRVLKYAADAHRRPTWQKWGDGAGSFTSARSFDGANNQTGVGLPFNNPPAWCGGVKANGTPLSQLCSSMTYDRADRLVQVDEFPADGVAQRTLFEYDVQGNVSGVKVGCTATDSFATCVQPAATYKYDDFGGVVEVTLPHADGPVRYAYDVLGNVVVKETEAMRQAHEYVTYSYDMLSRQLSARQVSDKGSQLLYRYGYDSEGTSPAGCPAPSNTLGRIRYREDSFGRTWYQYDPEGRVLGEIRVRAGETTCGSVANANPHTQYTYTANGNLASVTYPNGRMVTYVYGTDANVDRVVAVDVTLYDGTAWSTKRLLSNVSWEPYGGLRGYVLSHPTSGTTSTVEYGLGDDGSVAPAGCSATFPSAAASDLTGRLRGLRVSSGTVAMGAGAGDIYQRTYTWKADQVVRTDTCLLGATLPRTETYGYDRTLRLKGMQRLEGGTVVGEQAYGYDGRGNRVSMSSGSSPYAMSYAAAPRKDRLEGWNPSASGSLLKYALKYDADGRASRKEGAYGSSNVPGYVLGFEYGQSEGVATETVFRAVNVNGAFYNYYYDALGRRRLKSYPGGTSDEYFHDQRNQLLVDRGSSGLAAPVAYYTQDDYVWLGGRPVAMVRGRLSNTWARQADSSTDCARNGEAAACGVYFPVTDHIGKPVLMLDGRGRVAGAADHEPFGHVNRVTLSAETTHPLDSTTAGTSTLASMIQPTNGAVSVKMRALFHLLDMSAGTVELVDGAAGSVLASESGTGRARFWSDWVQPSTGSASVKVVWPGGVGGSPSTGVVLEGYEYQRYQTGAQPFWTPLRFPGQYYDAETDLFENWNRYYDPSIGRYLQPEPMLQKPAIVRDYARQSRMLTPYAYALNNPLLFADKDGFLPDDDVLGRRNQFSPELLAAHDRGAGMAIVATGAFFASYFALEWIGATLIPSVATCGANSATKVPIDPNKMNHIFGKAEHALDAFVKAHGSRERAFLAIHEAANKALQEGKIVPGPNGMLPLGNAGPVIDVAGTQIRLIGGRVIDGVLYVGSASRMGLK; the protein is encoded by the coding sequence ATGGACACCGAGCCAAAGGGTGGGCCGCCTCCCACCATGTGCGAGGAGACGAATTGGTTCGACCCCGTCAACATGGTCACGGGGACGACCTTTGAGCGAGTCAAGGATGTAGAGGTTTCGGACAGCGTCATGACGCTGAGCTTCGAGCGGACCTTCAGCTCGCGGGGAGATGAGTGGGCGCATGACGGTCCGATGCTGGGCGCCCCGAAGCCCTTTGGTTCCAGTGGCCGCGACCCGGGCTCCATGGAGTGGTGGCACAACTGGATGGGCGTGGTGGTGGAGCATTCGAACTATTGGAGTGTGCGGGACAGGGAGGGGGCCCTGCTGCGCTTCACCCCGTGCGGGGGCGTGCCCTGTCAAGCGGCCCTGTCAGGCGGAAACCGCAGCCAGCGAGAACGTTTGTTTCGGACTGCCACCGGGTATGAGTTGGTGCAAGCGAACGGGAGTCGGCTCGTCTTCGAGGCTCGTTTCGTGCCTGCTCAGGGTGGACACAATCGCTATTTCCTCTCTCGCGTCCTGTCGTCGACGGGGCAGGTTCTGGCGACGCTCAACTATGCAACGCCAGCATTGGAGGGGTGCGTCCAGGGCGGGCCGGACAGCAGCCCGGGTGTCCCCTATCTGTCGTCGGTGCAGACGTCGACGGGGCGCACGTTGGGTTTCAGCTACCGGAAGCTGGCATCGCCGTACGGAACCTTTGAGTGTGTCATTTCGGCGGTGAGCCTGGGCAGCCCGGATGGGGCGGATGGAAGCTCCACGGAGCCCGAGGTGACGTATTCCTACTACAGGCCAGGGGGGGCGACCGGGGCGGAGCTACCCGGGCGCATTGCCAGGGCCCAGTACCGCACGCGCCAGGAGGAATACCTGTATACGAGTTCGGACTTCCGGCACACACAGCAGGGGGTGGAACTCGTCCGTCATACCTACGGCTCGGATGGGCGCGTGAAGACCGTGGAGGGTGAAGGCTCCAGCGTGTCCATTCAGTGGGATTTGACGGCGGTGGGCTGTCTGCCCGGCTCCAACTGCTGCGGCAGGGTGCCCCAGAAGCGGACGGCGAGGGACTACAAGGTAGGGCGTGGCGATGGTACTGAACCGTCAGCCCTGCTGATATACAACTTCGAGACGCTCTCCAACTATGGCCAGGAGATGGCGCCGCGCCTGTACCAGAAGGCGGAGTCGTGTAGCCCCAGCCAATCGTGCAGCCCGGGCTCGGAGCGCACGGAGTGGACATGCTCGACCGCGGGAATGCCCGGCCATGAGGCGGCGCGCAAGGACAAGAGGGACAACTGGGAGGTGTATGGGTACTCCTTGTCCTCGGAGGCGCAGCCACGGCTGGAGCGCACCAGTGTGAAGCTCGGTGCCTCGGACATGTTTGGAGCGGGAGCGCTGGAGGAGCAGACCTTCAGCTATACCTACGGCCCCAACGGGGAGCAGTTACCGCAATCCATCGAGGAGAAGAGCGTGCTGGGCGCGGCGCCGGACAGCCGGAAGCGTACCGCGTATGTGTACGAGTCGGGCAGACGGAAGGCCGTCATCGAGTCCGGCTGGACGCTGGTGCGCGCCAGCGACGGCAATTGGACGACGACGCGTCGTTTCGTGGGGACCTTCTATTTCACCTCGCATGTGTCCTCGGGCGAGTCCATCCCCGATCCATTGGGCCGGACGATGGAGGTGCATGGCCCATGCATGGTTTCGAGCGAGTCCGCCACCGACTGCAGTGCGGCCGATGACTACCCGCTGATCCGCTACGACTACTACCCCAGCACCGCTGGAGACAGTGTTCGCAACCGCCTGCAGCGGGTGACTGCCTATCCCACGCGCTCTTCCTCCGTGCCCCTGGCGACGGAGTACCTTGCCTACGACGCGCGGGGCCAGGCCACGAGCATCAAGGATGAGAATGGTGTGGTGACGGGCTACTCGTATGAAGAAGACAGGTTGACCCAGAAAGTAACGAACGGGCAACGGACCTTTTTCAGCTATGCGGATGGCCGGCACCTGACCTCGGTCCAGTCTCCTTCGGGGAACGCGGAAGTGTTCTGCTACCGGACGGGGACGACGGGAGATGCGTGCACGGGCGGGACGCTGACCGACAAGCTGCAGTGGAAGGCCCGAGCCACGAGCACGGACGGCACGGGTTGGACGGAGAAGGTGGTGTACACGTATTGGCCGGATGGGACGCGGAAAGAGGAGCGCTACCTGTCCAGGACGGGGGCGACGACGGAGACGCGGCGGGTGTTGAAGTACGCGGCGGACGCGCACCGCAGGCCCACGTGGCAGAAGTGGGGTGATGGGGCGGGAAGTTTCACTTCGGCGAGGTCCTTCGATGGTGCGAACAACCAGACGGGTGTGGGACTGCCCTTCAACAACCCGCCGGCCTGGTGCGGTGGCGTGAAGGCGAACGGCACGCCGCTGTCGCAGTTGTGCTCCTCCATGACATACGACCGGGCCGACCGCCTGGTGCAGGTGGACGAGTTCCCGGCGGACGGAGTGGCCCAGCGCACGCTCTTCGAGTATGACGTGCAGGGCAACGTGTCCGGGGTAAAGGTGGGGTGCACGGCCACGGACTCCTTCGCGACCTGTGTCCAGCCAGCGGCGACGTACAAGTACGACGACTTCGGAGGGGTGGTGGAGGTGACTTTGCCGCACGCGGATGGCCCGGTCCGCTACGCCTACGATGTGTTGGGCAACGTGGTGGTGAAGGAGACGGAGGCCATGCGCCAGGCGCATGAGTACGTCACCTACTCCTACGACATGCTCTCGAGGCAACTGTCCGCCCGGCAGGTGTCCGACAAGGGGTCCCAGCTTCTCTACCGTTACGGTTACGACTCGGAGGGAACGTCCCCCGCCGGCTGCCCGGCCCCGAGCAACACCCTGGGGCGGATTCGCTACCGGGAGGACTCGTTTGGACGGACCTGGTACCAGTACGACCCGGAGGGACGGGTGCTGGGGGAGATTCGCGTGAGGGCCGGGGAGACGACGTGCGGGAGCGTGGCCAATGCGAACCCGCACACCCAGTACACGTACACGGCGAATGGAAACCTCGCCTCGGTGACGTACCCGAACGGGCGAATGGTGACGTACGTGTATGGGACGGACGCCAACGTGGACCGGGTGGTGGCCGTCGACGTGACGCTGTACGACGGCACGGCCTGGAGCACGAAGCGACTGCTGAGCAACGTGTCCTGGGAGCCGTATGGTGGGCTGCGTGGCTATGTGCTGAGTCACCCCACGTCGGGCACGACGAGTACGGTGGAGTATGGCCTGGGGGATGATGGCTCGGTGGCGCCCGCGGGCTGTTCGGCGACCTTCCCGTCCGCGGCGGCCTCGGACCTGACGGGCCGACTGCGCGGCCTGCGCGTGTCCTCGGGAACTGTCGCCATGGGCGCTGGGGCGGGCGACATCTACCAGCGGACGTACACGTGGAAGGCGGACCAGGTGGTGAGGACGGACACGTGCCTGCTGGGGGCTACGTTGCCGAGGACGGAGACGTATGGCTACGACAGGACGCTGCGGTTGAAGGGGATGCAGCGGCTGGAGGGCGGGACCGTCGTCGGGGAGCAGGCCTACGGGTACGACGGCCGTGGCAACCGCGTGTCCATGAGCAGCGGCTCGTCTCCATATGCCATGAGCTATGCGGCCGCGCCTCGCAAGGACAGGTTGGAAGGCTGGAATCCCTCTGCGTCTGGAAGCCTGCTGAAATATGCACTGAAGTATGACGCGGATGGACGAGCCTCCCGGAAGGAAGGAGCCTACGGCTCGAGTAACGTTCCCGGGTATGTGCTGGGATTCGAGTACGGGCAGTCGGAGGGCGTGGCCACGGAGACGGTCTTCCGGGCGGTGAACGTGAATGGAGCCTTCTACAACTACTACTACGACGCGCTGGGGCGGCGGCGGCTGAAGAGCTACCCCGGAGGGACTTCGGACGAGTACTTCCACGACCAGCGCAACCAGTTGCTGGTGGACCGGGGAAGCAGCGGGCTCGCGGCGCCAGTGGCCTACTACACGCAGGACGACTACGTGTGGCTGGGGGGGCGGCCGGTGGCGATGGTGCGAGGCAGGCTGAGCAACACGTGGGCGCGGCAGGCGGACAGCTCGACGGACTGTGCGCGCAATGGAGAGGCCGCGGCCTGTGGGGTGTACTTCCCGGTGACGGACCACATCGGCAAGCCGGTGCTGATGCTGGATGGAAGAGGGCGCGTGGCGGGGGCGGCGGACCATGAGCCCTTTGGCCATGTCAACCGGGTCACGCTGAGCGCGGAGACGACGCATCCGCTCGACAGCACGACCGCTGGCACCAGCACGCTTGCTTCGATGATACAACCGACGAATGGCGCGGTGTCGGTGAAGATGCGAGCCCTGTTCCATCTGCTGGACATGAGCGCGGGGACGGTGGAGTTGGTGGATGGGGCGGCCGGTTCGGTGCTGGCCTCGGAGTCAGGTACGGGGCGTGCGCGCTTTTGGTCGGACTGGGTGCAGCCGTCGACGGGGAGTGCCAGCGTCAAGGTGGTGTGGCCTGGCGGTGTAGGAGGCTCGCCTTCGACGGGAGTCGTGCTGGAGGGGTATGAGTACCAGCGCTACCAGACGGGGGCGCAGCCCTTCTGGACGCCGCTGCGCTTCCCCGGTCAGTACTACGACGCGGAGACGGACCTCTTCGAGAACTGGAACCGCTACTATGACCCGAGCATCGGTAGGTACCTGCAGCCCGAACCGATGCTCCAAAAGCCCGCGATCGTTCGCGACTATGCGCGGCAAAGCCGAATGCTTACGCCCTATGCATACGCGCTGAACAACCCTCTGCTCTTCGCGGATAAGGACGGATTCCTGCCCGATGACGATGTCCTTGGCCGCCGCAATCAATTCTCCCCCGAATTGCTCGCCGCGCACGACCGAGGAGCCGGTATGGCGATTGTGGCAACGGGGGCATTCTTTGCTAGTTACTTTGCCTTGGAATGGATTGGTGCTACGCTGATTCCATCGGTAGCCACTTGTGGCGCCAATTCGGCCACAAAGGTGCCAATCGATCCCAATAAAATGAATCATATATTTGGGAAGGCCGAACATGCGCTTGATGCCTTCGTGAAGGCCCATGGAAGCCGAGAAAGAGCGTTCCTGGCAATTCATGAGGCGGCGAACAAGGCTCTGCAGGAAGGGAAGATTGTGCCTGGACCCAATGGAATGCTTCCGCTAGGTAACGCCGGACCGGTTATAGATGTAGCTGGCACTCAGATCCGTCTGATCGGCGGCAGGGTCATTGATGGCGTTCTTTATGTCGGTTCAGCCAGCAGAATGGGGTTGAAATGA
- a CDS encoding GNAT family N-acetyltransferase, with translation MSLPWVEPRVLARRIENAQAEQIDRTPFPARQGVPSLRVAGGRAIFLGVRSPYSAAIGVGLEGRVGTADLERIEELLSQGGGAVRIELNPFCEPSLSAKLGARGYRVERFLQVWWRAPSPVPPAPPGVEVRPIRPGEERRWAELFFRAYLGRPAGSEQELAGGLGLVDTVGNTCFFALQDGEARGVGVVSATEGVALLSADGVAPPFRGRGIQLALIRARMAWAAERGCDVVTASTEPLTASQRSYEKAGFRCAYPKVVMMRPPLSSY, from the coding sequence GTGTCTCTTCCTTGGGTGGAACCGCGCGTGCTCGCCCGGCGCATCGAGAATGCCCAGGCGGAGCAGATCGACCGGACGCCATTCCCCGCGCGCCAGGGGGTCCCCTCGCTGCGTGTCGCGGGCGGGCGGGCCATCTTCCTCGGTGTGCGCTCGCCCTACTCGGCGGCAATTGGCGTGGGGCTCGAGGGGAGGGTGGGCACGGCGGACCTCGAGCGCATCGAGGAGCTGTTGAGCCAGGGCGGAGGTGCCGTGCGCATCGAGCTGAACCCGTTCTGCGAGCCCTCGCTCTCCGCGAAGCTGGGCGCGAGGGGCTACCGGGTGGAGCGCTTCCTCCAGGTGTGGTGGCGCGCGCCGTCGCCCGTGCCGCCGGCGCCTCCAGGCGTGGAGGTGCGGCCCATTCGTCCGGGGGAGGAGCGGCGCTGGGCGGAGCTCTTCTTCCGCGCCTACCTGGGACGGCCCGCCGGGTCCGAGCAGGAGCTGGCCGGGGGGTTGGGCCTGGTGGACACCGTGGGGAACACCTGCTTCTTCGCGCTCCAGGACGGCGAGGCCCGGGGCGTGGGCGTGGTGTCCGCGACGGAGGGAGTGGCCCTGCTCTCGGCGGATGGTGTCGCGCCGCCGTTCCGGGGCAGGGGCATCCAGCTCGCGCTCATCCGCGCGCGCATGGCCTGGGCGGCCGAGCGGGGCTGTGACGTGGTGACGGCCTCGACGGAGCCCCTGACGGCCTCGCAGCGCAGCTATGAGAAGGCGGGCTTCCGCTGCGCGTACCCGAAGGTCGTGATGATGCGGCCACCCCTCTCGTCGTATTGA
- a CDS encoding tetratricopeptide repeat protein, protein MPRLQLPGGLLLVLLAGAGCTAGRAHAPTSASASDAYEDRLERARLGLRGSGREAALSELETLAHELETQLEKSPREARLHALLARTAFLLNQEEKALAEAERSLALKPDQAEPHFIKAFVLGSGDAVEAALASARRATELDSRQGRYWQLLGTLYIQLDKPAEARGAIDKTLALEPNNAQALFLIGLLHMEQGRHLEALDAYEKAREVEPAFAMAHYNAGQIQQLKGNHAAALERFQKAAELEPQDWRTRAKLVQLHQALGHKEQRDAEREALLLLRQAGKVDKEYFIREQFSEAGRNVMVVENFELEGDWARRYEFQVYTPDQERPSLVISLGSYSFANTFAREKDPNGPRLFHLDGYHPDNAHDTYGFFQGEPSYDETREMVLSVLRGELKPMSSTKPGKP, encoded by the coding sequence ATGCCAAGACTCCAACTCCCGGGAGGACTGCTCCTCGTCCTCCTCGCCGGCGCCGGCTGCACCGCGGGCCGCGCCCATGCGCCGACAAGCGCGAGTGCCTCGGACGCCTACGAGGACCGTCTGGAGCGGGCCCGCCTCGGCCTGCGCGGGTCCGGGCGCGAGGCCGCGCTCTCCGAGCTGGAGACCCTCGCGCACGAGCTGGAAACGCAGCTCGAGAAGAGCCCCCGGGAGGCCCGGCTGCATGCCCTGCTGGCACGCACGGCCTTCCTCCTGAACCAGGAGGAGAAGGCGCTCGCGGAGGCCGAGCGGAGCCTCGCGCTCAAGCCGGACCAGGCCGAGCCCCACTTCATCAAGGCCTTCGTCCTCGGAAGCGGGGACGCGGTGGAGGCCGCCCTCGCCAGCGCCCGCCGCGCCACCGAGCTGGACTCCCGGCAGGGCCGGTACTGGCAGCTGTTGGGCACGCTGTACATCCAGCTCGACAAACCGGCGGAGGCGCGCGGGGCCATCGACAAGACGCTCGCGCTGGAGCCGAACAACGCCCAGGCGCTCTTCCTGATCGGCCTGCTGCACATGGAACAGGGCAGGCATCTCGAGGCACTGGATGCCTACGAGAAGGCACGCGAGGTCGAGCCGGCCTTCGCGATGGCGCACTACAACGCCGGGCAGATCCAGCAGCTGAAGGGGAATCACGCCGCGGCGCTGGAGCGCTTCCAGAAGGCGGCCGAGCTGGAGCCCCAGGACTGGAGGACGCGGGCCAAGCTGGTGCAGCTGCACCAGGCGCTCGGACACAAGGAACAGCGGGACGCCGAGCGCGAGGCCTTGCTGCTGCTGCGCCAGGCGGGCAAGGTGGACAAGGAGTACTTCATCCGCGAGCAGTTCAGCGAAGCGGGCCGCAACGTCATGGTGGTGGAGAACTTCGAGCTGGAGGGCGACTGGGCCCGCCGCTACGAGTTCCAGGTGTACACACCGGACCAGGAGAGGCCCTCGCTCGTCATCTCCCTGGGCTCCTATTCCTTCGCCAACACGTTCGCGCGCGAGAAGGACCCCAACGGTCCGCGCCTGTTCCACCTCGACGGCTACCACCCTGACAACGCGCACGACACGTATGGCTTCTTCCAGGGAGAGCCCTCCTATGACGAAACTCGGGAGATGGTGCTCTCCGTCCTGAGGGGCGAGCTCAAGCCCATGTCCTCCACGAAGCCCGGCAAGCCATGA